CCTGTTCGGCTGGGTCAAGGAAGCCCTGCAGAGCAGCCTCAAGAGCAAACTGGGCGGCCTGATGGTGCGCGGCGCCCTGCGCGGCCTCGCCGAGCGGATGGACCCCAGCACGTACGGCGCGAGCATCCTGATCGGCGTGCGCGGCCTGGCGTTCATCGGGCACGGCAGCGCCGACGCCCGCGCCGTGAAGAACGCCCTGCTGCGCGCCGCCCGCGCGCACGAGGCGAACCTCGTCCCCCGGCTGGAGGCCGCGTTCACGGAACAGTCCTCCGGCTGACGTTCACCGCCCCTGCCCGCCCGGAAGACCCGCCGGGCGGGTTCATCTCTGGTGGGTGACTCTTGGCACGCTCACGCACTCATGAGAAGGTGTGGGTCATGTTGCAGGAACTCACCGTGCAGATCGTCAAACCCCAGGTGTGGGTCGGCCTCGCGCTGACCGCCGTCGCCGCGTACGCCATCTACCGCTTCGGGCGGCTGCTGATCAGAGCGCTCGAACCGCACGTCCCCGCCCGCCTGCGCCCCGCCCTGAACTGGCTGTGGGCGCTGGTCGTGATCGTCGGCTGGCTGGCCGTCGCCACCGCCGTCGCGTACCTGCCCAGCGTCCCGGTGCTGTTCAGCCTGGGCCGCGACATCATGGACGGCTTCCGCCACAGCGCCGGGCAGCTCGTCGTGGTGATCGCCATGGCCCTGATCGCCTGGAATCTCATCGGCGCACTCGCCCACCGCATCGTCGCGGACGAGGAATTCAACCGCCGCAGCGTCCGCGTGCAGACCCTCAAGGGCGTCGTGGAAAGCACCCTGCGGGTCGTGGTCGTCATCCTGAGCGTCATCGCGGGCCTCCAGGCGCTCGGCGTGAACGCCACCAGCCTCCTGGCCGGGGTGTCCGTCCTGGGCCTCGCCGTGGGGTTCGGCGCGCAGAGCCTCATCAAGGACGTCTTCAACGGCTTCTTCATCCTGCTGGAAGACCAGTACGGCGTCGGGGACGTCATCACCGTGAACTCCGGGCAGCTGTCCGGCGGCGTGGAACGCGTGAACCTGCGCGTCACCGCCCTGCGCGCCCTGGACGGCACCGTGCACATCGTCCCGAACGGACAGATTCAGACCGTCAGCGTCAGCAGCAAGGACTGGTCCAGGGTCGTCGCGCAGGTGGACGTCACGTACGCCGCGAACATCGACGACGCCCTGCGCGTCCTCGAACAGGTCAGCACCGAGATCTACGAGGCCGACGAGTGGAAGCACTTCTTCCTTGAAAAGCCCGAACAGCAGGGCGTCACGCAACTCGCCCCGGACGGCGTCACGCTGCGCGCCCTGTTCAAGGTGCAACCCAAGAGCCAGTACGCCATCGGCCGGGAATTCAACCGCCGCATCAAGATCGCCATGGACGAGGCCGGGATCGAGATTCCCTTCCCGCAGCGCAGCCTGAACTTCGGCGGCGCGCCCATCGAGATCAAACTCACCCGCGAGGACACCACCCGCGACACCCGCGACACGCAGGACCGCGAGCACGCCCCCGTGAAACCCACCCTGACCCGCGACCCCGGCACGAACGAAACCAGCTGACGGGGGAGAGGGTTGATGGGTGACGGTTGATAGAGAGGAGCCACACCATCGATGCACAGAGGCCGTGGAGGTGTTTCCACGACCTCTCTGTGCGTTTCGATCCGTCTAGGCGCGGCTCCAGTTGGCGGCCTGCGTGAGGGCCTGGGCCGCCGCGCTGACCTCGGCGGGCGTGGTGGCCGCGCCGAAACTGAAACGCAGGGACGCGCGGGCCTGCGCCTCGTCCAGGCCCAGGGCGGTCAGGACGTGACTGGGCTGCATGGTGCCCGCGCTGCACGCACTCCCGGCACTCGCGGCGACGCCCAGCATGTCGAGGTTCATCAGCAGCGCCTCGCCGTCCGCGCCGCCCACCGTGACGTTCACGACCTTCGGGCTGCTGTCCGGCGCGTGATTCACGCCCAGGTCCGGAATGCCCGCGACCTCCCGCATGAACTGCTCGCGCAGGGCGTGCAGGTGCGCCAGGGTCGCGCCCTGCGCCGCCGCCGCGTGCGTCAGGGCCACGCCCGCCGCGTACACCCCCGCGGTGTCCTGCGTGCCGGGGCGCACCCCGCCCTCCTGCCCGCCGCCCAGCGTCACCGGGGGCAGCTCGGCGCCGCGACGGACGTACAGGAAACCTACGCCGCGCGGGCCGCCCCACTTGTGCGCGCTGAACGTCGCGAAGGTCACGCCCCAGCCGGTCAGGTCCACCGGGAGCACGCCGGGCGCCTGCACGGCGTCCGTGTGGTACGGCACGCCCCGCGCCGCCGCCAGGGCCGCCAGTGCCGGGGTGTCCTGCACGGCGCCGACCTCGTTGTTCGCGTGATGGATGGACACCAGCGCCGTGTCGTCCCGCAGCGCACCCGCGAGTTCCGCCGGGTCGTACCGCCCGAACCGGTCCGGAGTCAGGAACGTCACCGCCCAGCCCTGCGCCGCCAGTGCCCGCGCGGGGGCCAGCACCGCCGAGTGCTCGGTGGGCGTGGTGATCAGGTGCCCGGGCCGCCCGTGCGCGTCCAGCCACGCGCGCGCGGTGCCCAGCAGGACGTGATTGTCCCCCTCGGTGCCGCCGCCGTTCGCGATCAGCGTGCGCGGGTCCACCCCGAACGCCGCCGCCACCCGCGCGCGGCCCTCCTCCAGGCACTCGCGGGCCGCCTGTCCCGCCGCGTGCACGCTGGCCGGGTTGCCCGGCAGCGCCGCCGCCCGCGCGTACGCCGCGAGGGCCTCCGGGGTCATGGGGTGCGTCGCCGCGTAATCCAGGTAGATCATGGGTGTCCTCACAGCAGGGGGCAGAGGTCGAGCGGAACTCCCCCGGTGCCTCTGAATCGAATGGAGCGGATCGGTGAGAGGCGTGCGGGCGCTGTGGGTCAACCCAGGCGGCCACCGCACACCCCGGTCAGGGCGTCACGAGCGCGAAATCCTGCCCGTCGCGGCGGATGACGAACACCGCGTCCCCGGTGACGCTGGCCGTCGTGCTGATCTGCTTCCCGGCCAGCGTGGCGGCGTCCGCGTTCAGGTCCAGCGGCCGCTCGCCGCCGTCGTCCCGGACCGCGAGCGTGTACGTGCCCTCCGGCAGGTCCGTCGGGAAGGTGTAGCGCAGACTCACGCTGCGGGCCGCCGGGGCGGGCGTCTGCTCCTGCGGCACGGCCGGAATCTCGGTGCCGCCCGCCTGACCCTGCTCCTGCACGGACGGCGTGACCGGCTCGGGCACTGGCGTGGGTTCCGGTTCGGGCGGCGTGACGGGCGGCGGCAGCGGCAGGCTGCCCGCCGGGCGGCTGGGCGCGCTGTAGCGCGGCGCGGCGACCGTCAGCGTGACCGGACTGCCCGCCGTGACCTTCGCGTACGCGGCCGGCGTCTGATCCAGCACCGTGCCTTCCTTCAGGTCGCTGGGCTGCTGGGTCACCTTGGTGACGACCAGACCCGCCGTGCGGACGTACTTCAGGGCGTCCTCGTACTGGAAGCCCTTCAGGGGAGGCAGCCAGGTCTGCTTGCCCACGATGCCGGTGCTGACCATCAACTGCACCGACTGCCCCTGCTGCGCCGTGGACCCCGGCTCGGGCAGCTGCGCGACCACGCGGCCCTCGGGCGTGCCGGTCAGGGTGCCGTCCACCTTCACGATCTTCCCGACGGTCATGGCGCTGCCCTTGAGCGCGTCGCGCGCCTGATCGGGCGTCATCTCCTCCAGGCGGGGCACCTCGATCGCCGGGGGGTTGTTCACGGTCAGCGTCACGAGGCGCCCCACCGGCAGGTTGGTGCTGGCCGCCGGGTCCTGACGGATGATAGACCCGACCGCGCGCCCCGCCGCCTGCCCGGTCGCGTACTCGACCCGGAACCCCTCGCTGGTCAGTTGCCGCGCCGCGTCCTTCGCGGGCTGCCCGACGACGCTGCTCACGGCCCGCACCGGCGGGTTCAGGTAGATCTGCACCGCCTGCGCGCCCACGTACCCGGCGCCGCCCAGCAGCAGCAGGCCCGGCACGAACGTCAGCCACGCGCCCGGCTCGCGGCGGCGCTTCACGCGCGCACCCTTCAGTGGCGCCAGCGTCGCCGCGTTCCGCGCCGCGACGTCCTCGGGGCTGCGGGGCGCCAGCAGGGGCGTCAGGTACGCGACGCGCGGCTCGTGCCCTTCCACGAGGACCTGCGCGTCCTCCAGCGCGTACCCGTGTCCGGCCAGCGAGGCGGCCAGTGCGTTCACGTTCTCCACGAGGTCCTGCGGGACGCCCTTGTGCGCCAGCGCCGATTCCAGCGGCTGACCCGTCACGGGCTGCCACACCGCGTAGAACGCGCCGGGCCGCGCGACCACGTCCGTCAGGCCCGCCGGGCTCAGGGCGCGCAGCGCCGTGCGGTACGCGTGGAAAGCCTGCCGGTCGGCGGGTGTCGCCACGTTGAACCACGCGACCTGCCGCGTGACGCCCTCTGCGGCGCGGACCTCGGACAGCGTGACCGGGCCCTGCACGGACACCTCGCGCAGCACCTCGTACTTCCCGTCGATCATCTTGACCCTGCCCACCTGACCCGTCATGCGCCGCCCAGCATAGCGCGCCCCCACCCCCACGCGCCGCAGCCGCCGTCACAGGCCGCTACGCGCCCAGCATGCGCGCCGCCCAGTACGCCGCGAAGCCCCCCAGGATGCCCAGCGCGAGGTTCCGGGTGCGCCACAGCAGCGCGCCCCCCACGACGGCCCCGATCAGCCGCCGGGCCCACTCGGGGCTGCCCAGCACGTCCGGGACGATCAGCGCCGCGAACACGCTGACCGGCACGAAGCGCAGGAACGCCAGCCAGAACGGCGGCAGGTTCAGCCCACCCAGACTGAGCCCCACGAATCGCGCCGCGTACGTCACGCCCCACATGAGCAGGGTGACCAGCCAGCCGCTCACGCGCGGACCTCCGCCCGCCGCGTGCTGATCAGCGCGCCCAGCAGCGCCCCACCCACCCCGACCAGCAGCACGACCAGTCCGCCCGGCAGCACCCGCCCCAGCCCCCACGCGCCCAGACCCGACAGGACCGCCACCAGCACCGCCACGCGGCCCACCAGCAGCGGCACCAGCAACCCCAGGAACGCCAGCGGAAAGATCACCCCCACGCCCAGCGCGTCCGGGTCGGGCAGCGCGGCGCCCGCCAGGGCGCCCAGCAGCGTCGCCGCGTTCCACGCCGCGAACAGGCTCAGTTCCGCGCCCAGCAGGAAGCCCACGCTCAGCCCCCCAGGATCGCGCGGCCCGGCGACCAGCACCATGCCGTACGCCTCGTCCGTCAGGAACTGCGCCGCCACGGCACGCTGCCACCGACTCAGCGACAGCTGCCGCGACAGGCTCAGGCCGTACAGCACGTGCCGGGCGTTCAGCACGAACGTCGTCCCCACCAGTGCCAGCGCCGCCGCCACCCCCGGCACGCCCCCACCCACGAACTGCCCGGCCGCCGCGAACTGACTCGCCCCGGCGAACACCGTCACGCTCATCAGGCACGTCTCCCACACGCTCAGGCCGCCCGCGCGGGCCGTCACCGCGTACGCCACCGCGAACGGCACCACGCCCGCCCACAGCGGCACCATCACCCGGAAGCCCCGCCCGAACGTCCCCCAGTCGAACCCCCGCCCCTGACCCGTCATGTCGCGCAGCCTACCGGGTCGGCGCCGGCCGATGCGCGCCCTGCACGTGCTACGGAATCCACTCCACCAGTGCACTCACAGGCCGGTCCGGCCTGCTCAGGCGGGCGTACAGGTCCGGAAGATCGGCGGCCGCCACCGTCACCGGGTACAGCGCCTCCAGCACCGGACTGACGTGCCGCCACCACCAGCGGGCGTGCGCGGCGTAGTCCTCGCCGTCACTGGACGCCACGACGCTCAGTTCCTTGCGGTGGAAGTCTGGCGACAGCGTCAGCGCGCCCCAGTTGCCGTCCGAGAGCACCACGCAGCGCCCACGCGATTTCAGTGCCCCCAGCAGTGCCGAGAACCCGGCGGGGGCGGCGCTGCATTCCACGCCCACGTCGAAGGCGTCCCGCGGCGCTTCTGCTGGCGCGTACACCTCACGCGCGCCGAACTGCCGGGCGAGGGCCTGCCGGTCGGCACGCGGCTCAATCACGCTCACGTCTTGGCCCGCGCGGGTCAGGTTGAACACGCTCAGCAGCCCCAGCAGGCCCGCCCCGGCCACCAGCACCCGCTCGTGCGGTCCTGGGCGCACGCGGCGCAGGCCCTTGGCGGTCTCCTCGGCCAGGATCACGCTCAGCGCCGCCCGGTCCGGCACGTCGTCCGGCACGGGAATGACCCGCGCCGCGCCATGCACACCCCACGCCGCGTGTCCCAGCGTCGTCACGACCCGCGCGCCCACCGGCAGCGTCACGCCCGGCCCGGCCTCCGTGACCGTCCCCAGCGTCTGATACCCCAGGGCCGATGGAAACGGTCCGTCCCTCAGCATGCTCATTTCCGAGGCGACACTCAGGGCACTCAGGCGGGTCTGGACGCGCACCTCGCCCGGCCCGACCCCGCGCTGCGCGAGCGGCTCCCAGCGCGGGGTGAGCGGTGCAGCGGCGATCAGGCGCATGGTTCAGTCTGCCACCCGCTTGACCCTCACGCGGCGGGAGGGCCTACGCTGCCCCTCAGGAGGTTCCACCCTGGAGGCGAAGCGCTGGACGGTGGGGGAGGTCGCGGCCCTGACGGGCGTCAGCGTGCGCACCCTGCACCACTACGACGAGATCGGGCTGCTGCGCCCCGCCGAGCGCAGCGAAGGCAATTACCGCCTGTACACGCCGGGTGATCTGGCGCGGCTGCGGCGGGTGCTGACGTGGCGGGCGCTGGGCGTGCCGCTCGCGGAGGTGGCGGGGGTGCTGGACGCCCCGCCGGACCTGGAACGCGAGGCGCTGCGTGCCCACGCCGGGCGGCTGCGCGCGGACCTGCGCCGCGCCGAGCACACGCTGCGCGAGGTGCAGGCCCGCCTGGACGCCCTGGAGGACGGGGCAGAGGAGACCACCATGACGAACGAGGACGTGAAGGCCGTGTTCGACGGATTCGACCCGGCGCAGTACGAGGACGAGGCCCGTGAACGCTGGGGCGACACGGACGCCTACCGCCAGAGTGCCGCGCGCACCGCCCGGTACAGCAGGGCGGACTGGGCGCGCATCCGCGCGGAGATGGACGGCATCACCGCTGAATACGTGGAGCTGATGGACGCGGGTGTGCCTGCCACGGACGGCCGGGCGCAGGCGGTCGCGGCGCGGCACCGCGCGCACATCAGCGGGGCGTACTACGACGCCTCACCGCAGATGATGTGCGGCCTGGCGCAGATGTGGGTCACCGACGAGCGCTTCACGCGGAATATCGACCGGACGCGTCCCGGACTGGCCGCGTACCAGAGTGCCGCCGTGACCGCCTGGGCCGACGCGCAGGGCGAATAGCGGACAGCGGGGAAGAGGCCGCCTGCTCTGCCCATCACGCCGCGCCGTGCCGGACGAAGCGGGTGGGGGTCTGCGCGGCGACCGCGGCGGCCTCGCGCGTCAGGCGCAGCCACTCGGCGCGCACCCCGTCCGGGCCGAGCACCTGCACCTGCGGCCCCCAGGACAGCAGCCACGGGAGGACGCTGCGGGGCACGCCTCCGGCGTCGTGCGGAACGAGCAGGGGCGCGTCCACGCTGCCGTCCGGGTTGATGCTCGGCTCGCCCAAGCAGGCGTGCCCGCCTTCGAGCACGCGGAATGTCGCCTCGCCCGTGAAGCGCAGGGTGACCGTCATGCTGCGCTCAGCTCTCACCGGGAGTGGCGTGCACGGCAGCGCGGGTGTCTGCGCCGGGTCGAGGAGGTCGGGGGTGAAGGTGCCATCCTCGGGCGTGACGTGCAGCATGCGGCCCAGGCGGTACGTGCGGACCTCGCCCGCGTGGTCGGGGTCGCGGCCCACGACGAGCAGGTCACCGCTGACCGGGTGCGCCTCGATCCGCAGGGGGTGCAGCCGCGCGGCACGCCGCTGTCCGGGCTGCCATTCCTGGAAGCGGATGGGGCGGCAGGCCAGCCACGCCTGCGTCACGGCGTTCAGCGCGAGGTCGGAGGCGGCGGGGCGAGCCGTGCCCGTGGTGGGCAGGGCCGCGCGGACGTGTGCGGGCAGCGGCGCGGCAAGCGCGGCGCGCAGCGGGGCGAGGCTGGCCGCCGGTTCGCTGCCGCGCGCCGCGAGGGCGTCCAGACCGCGCAGCAGCGTCAGTCGCGCCGCGCCGCCCAGGTCCGGCGTGCCGATCACGTACCCCTGGGGCGGGCCGGGCAGGACGCGCAGCTCGGGTTCCAGGCTCTGCAGTTCGCGCAGGTCGCGCGCCGTGACCGCCAGGGTCTGCCCGGTGGCCGCCGCGAGTTCCGCGACGGTGTGCGGCCGGGCGCGCAGCAGGCGGGCCAGGAGGAACAGGCGCTGGACGGGACTCTGGGCTCGCTCGGGCTGCTCGTCGGGGGTCATGCGTCCAGTCTGCGGAGAGGGTGTCCGCGAAACGTCCACGTTTCTGAGAATGCCGGATCAACAGGTGCTCAATCCGGCATTCCAGCCAGCGCCCGCTCCTCCCGCCACTCCAGCACCCACGGGTCGAAGCGGCCCTCGCAGAAGAAATCATCCCGCCCCCGCCCCGGCATGGATGGTTCCTCCCAGCGCGGCGCGTCCGACAGGCGCAGCACGCCCCCGTCCACCGTCAGCGCCCCCGGCCAGCCCAGCAGCTCGCGCAGCGCCGCCACCGCCGCACTCAGCGCCTTGCGCCGCGCGGTCGGCGTCTTCCCCGGCAGGTCCAGCGCGTCCAGCGCCCGCTCGCGCGACACCTGCCCGCCCGCCGTCACCAGCAGCGCCAGCAGGCCCGCCTCGGGCCGCGTGGAGCGCAGCGGCAACTCGTCCCCGGACATCCACACCCGCACCGGCCCGGCCAGACTGACCC
This region of Deinococcus sp. JMULE3 genomic DNA includes:
- a CDS encoding PASTA domain-containing protein codes for the protein MTGQVGRVKMIDGKYEVLREVSVQGPVTLSEVRAAEGVTRQVAWFNVATPADRQAFHAYRTALRALSPAGLTDVVARPGAFYAVWQPVTGQPLESALAHKGVPQDLVENVNALAASLAGHGYALEDAQVLVEGHEPRVAYLTPLLAPRSPEDVAARNAATLAPLKGARVKRRREPGAWLTFVPGLLLLGGAGYVGAQAVQIYLNPPVRAVSSVVGQPAKDAARQLTSEGFRVEYATGQAAGRAVGSIIRQDPAASTNLPVGRLVTLTVNNPPAIEVPRLEEMTPDQARDALKGSAMTVGKIVKVDGTLTGTPEGRVVAQLPEPGSTAQQGQSVQLMVSTGIVGKQTWLPPLKGFQYEDALKYVRTAGLVVTKVTQQPSDLKEGTVLDQTPAAYAKVTAGSPVTLTVAAPRYSAPSRPAGSLPLPPPVTPPEPEPTPVPEPVTPSVQEQGQAGGTEIPAVPQEQTPAPAARSVSLRYTFPTDLPEGTYTLAVRDDGGERPLDLNADAATLAGKQISTTASVTGDAVFVIRRDGQDFALVTP
- a CDS encoding AzlC family ABC transporter permease, which produces MTGQGRGFDWGTFGRGFRVMVPLWAGVVPFAVAYAVTARAGGLSVWETCLMSVTVFAGASQFAAAGQFVGGGVPGVAAALALVGTTFVLNARHVLYGLSLSRQLSLSRWQRAVAAQFLTDEAYGMVLVAGPRDPGGLSVGFLLGAELSLFAAWNAATLLGALAGAALPDPDALGVGVIFPLAFLGLLVPLLVGRVAVLVAVLSGLGAWGLGRVLPGGLVVLLVGVGGALLGALISTRRAEVRA
- a CDS encoding AzlD domain-containing protein; this encodes MSGWLVTLLMWGVTYAARFVGLSLGGLNLPPFWLAFLRFVPVSVFAALIVPDVLGSPEWARRLIGAVVGGALLWRTRNLALGILGGFAAYWAARMLGA
- a CDS encoding cysteine desulfurase family protein, with the translated sequence MIYLDYAATHPMTPEALAAYARAAALPGNPASVHAAGQAARECLEEGRARVAAAFGVDPRTLIANGGGTEGDNHVLLGTARAWLDAHGRPGHLITTPTEHSAVLAPARALAAQGWAVTFLTPDRFGRYDPAELAGALRDDTALVSIHHANNEVGAVQDTPALAALAAARGVPYHTDAVQAPGVLPVDLTGWGVTFATFSAHKWGGPRGVGFLYVRRGAELPPVTLGGGQEGGVRPGTQDTAGVYAAGVALTHAAAAQGATLAHLHALREQFMREVAGIPDLGVNHAPDSSPKVVNVTVGGADGEALLMNLDMLGVAASAGSACSAGTMQPSHVLTALGLDEAQARASLRFSFGAATTPAEVSAAAQALTQAANWSRA
- a CDS encoding YafY family protein gives rise to the protein MTPDEQPERAQSPVQRLFLLARLLRARPHTVAELAAATGQTLAVTARDLRELQSLEPELRVLPGPPQGYVIGTPDLGGAARLTLLRGLDALAARGSEPAASLAPLRAALAAPLPAHVRAALPTTGTARPAASDLALNAVTQAWLACRPIRFQEWQPGQRRAARLHPLRIEAHPVSGDLLVVGRDPDHAGEVRTYRLGRMLHVTPEDGTFTPDLLDPAQTPALPCTPLPVRAERSMTVTLRFTGEATFRVLEGGHACLGEPSINPDGSVDAPLLVPHDAGGVPRSVLPWLLSWGPQVQVLGPDGVRAEWLRLTREAAAVAAQTPTRFVRHGAA
- a CDS encoding MerR family transcriptional regulator, with amino-acid sequence MVQSATRLTLTRREGLRCPSGGSTLEAKRWTVGEVAALTGVSVRTLHHYDEIGLLRPAERSEGNYRLYTPGDLARLRRVLTWRALGVPLAEVAGVLDAPPDLEREALRAHAGRLRADLRRAEHTLREVQARLDALEDGAEETTMTNEDVKAVFDGFDPAQYEDEARERWGDTDAYRQSAARTARYSRADWARIRAEMDGITAEYVELMDAGVPATDGRAQAVAARHRAHISGAYYDASPQMMCGLAQMWVTDERFTRNIDRTRPGLAAYQSAAVTAWADAQGE
- a CDS encoding mechanosensitive ion channel family protein; amino-acid sequence: MLQELTVQIVKPQVWVGLALTAVAAYAIYRFGRLLIRALEPHVPARLRPALNWLWALVVIVGWLAVATAVAYLPSVPVLFSLGRDIMDGFRHSAGQLVVVIAMALIAWNLIGALAHRIVADEEFNRRSVRVQTLKGVVESTLRVVVVILSVIAGLQALGVNATSLLAGVSVLGLAVGFGAQSLIKDVFNGFFILLEDQYGVGDVITVNSGQLSGGVERVNLRVTALRALDGTVHIVPNGQIQTVSVSSKDWSRVVAQVDVTYAANIDDALRVLEQVSTEIYEADEWKHFFLEKPEQQGVTQLAPDGVTLRALFKVQPKSQYAIGREFNRRIKIAMDEAGIEIPFPQRSLNFGGAPIEIKLTREDTTRDTRDTQDREHAPVKPTLTRDPGTNETS
- a CDS encoding zinc-binding alcohol dehydrogenase: MRLIAAAPLTPRWEPLAQRGVGPGEVRVQTRLSALSVASEMSMLRDGPFPSALGYQTLGTVTEAGPGVTLPVGARVVTTLGHAAWGVHGAARVIPVPDDVPDRAALSVILAEETAKGLRRVRPGPHERVLVAGAGLLGLLSVFNLTRAGQDVSVIEPRADRQALARQFGAREVYAPAEAPRDAFDVGVECSAAPAGFSALLGALKSRGRCVVLSDGNWGALTLSPDFHRKELSVVASSDGEDYAAHARWWWRHVSPVLEALYPVTVAAADLPDLYARLSRPDRPVSALVEWIP